tatttcttttaattttttagacAAATTTTTTTGTTATGACAACCTGTGAATGCAAAGACAGGCTTAAGGTACCATGTTAGTGTTCTATGTTTTTCAacttttttcttgaaaaagaaGTGATCTTTATGTGATTAAAAATGGAAAAATAAGTTGCAAGGGATGGGACGGGACCATTGATTTTGCTGACCGATATATTATTCAATGTAATTTTGTGGacaaaataataaatcatttagTAACATAAGTAATTAGCGTTCACCATGCCCAACTAATACTTTTTCGGACCAACGTGTCAACCGTGGTttgttcaatatttttttaactgAGTAACATTTTTTGTAGAAAGAACGAGAGATGAATGTTATTAAAAATTACACCGAAGTTATAATTCGAAAAGTGGTTGATTTGAATAGATGCTAATTTACAAACCCAATTTGCTGTGATATTGTCTCTTTCTTTGtttcattttattaaattttatctttcACCAACCAATTCAAGTAAGTTCATCAACCAATTCAAGTAAGTTTCATGGTTTTTGTACATGATATGTTGGTATCCTGAGAGAGTGAAAACACAAGGCCTGAAATGTTTACTTTTTCTCAGCGGCAAGGATATCAATGCTATTGAATGCACTAGAGAGAACTAAACTGGAGGATGGATATGTATTATATCCATGGGAAAAGAGAACGCGAGAGATGCTGTTGATTCCGAATTCGAGTAGCTTTTACTCGATCCTCTTCTTACCAAGAACCTGGGAGAAATCAGCTTCACGTTACAACGACTTCGAAGACACGCTTGCGAGAGCCAATGCTTGGATCATCACAGCTCAGGCATCCGGGGTTCCTGTTTTGTTCACAAATATTCAAACGGAGTCCCTACTAACCAAGGTAAATCCTATCACTTGTATGAGCTGACATTTAAACCCATCATAGTACTGGCCAAGGAGAATACTTCAAAACTGCTATACACAATTTCAAACACTCAAGTTTGAAATTTGATCGAGCAATCAATAGCAAGATCAAACTGGTGCATGTCGTAAATCATGCACAATACCTTGTTCCGTATCGAAATGTGGGTGTGACATGAATCGGTATGTTTTGTGGCAAAGCATTACTCAGAATGTTTTGTGGCAATTGTGAATATGTCATTGTTATTGAACTGAATCCATTCTTGTTCAGATATCAGGAGAAACAGCCTCCCCCACCGTAAATTCAGGATCTCTCTCAGAGATGTCCAAGGTTGCAAACGCTAGTTTGTATGGTTTCGAAGACTACCATGGTGTAGACATTGGTATGGTCAGGGCGGTTCGTCTGTGGTTCTCCCCTCAAGCAGGAGAGATTCCAGTCGAGATCAAAGTCCAAGAAACTGACACAAAGCTCGGTTTTGCAATCAGCAGAACCGAAGAGGTACTATTGTCATACTCTCTTTAATCAATAGTCTTATATTCTGGAGGATCGTGTATTTGAATGCGTGTCTAATGAAACAGGgattcatatacatatcatccGCGGTAGAAGACGACGATGTTCCCTCAGCTCGATCAGGGATTAGTAAACTCTTCAAACATGCATTCCAAGCATCACAACTCTTGGTCGTTTCACGGATATCCAACCAAAAAGTACTCCCATGGATGGTTTCTTCAACTGGCGCAATACGCTGCTTCGACACTGTTTCACTCAGCCATAAGCTTTCGTTGCACCGCCATGCTAAGGTCACGATCCTTCTTCACGTGTTCTTATGGGACAGATCCTCAAATTTCGCGAGCATAGGCAACATGATCAGGCAAACTAGGACCGTGCCCAACACAACACCTGAGGTTCATTCGACGAAAGAAGGAAATGAAAATCGGATTCATCCTCTAGCACGAGAAGCAGATTCGGGCGAGATTAGCATAGATGATGAATCTGATATTATGCTAGAAAGGAATAGCGATGGCCACTTTTCCTTTCgtttaaatgatttttcattTGAGAAAGTCATTGGATTTGATATATAATAATGAACTTTAACTACTATCTTGAAGTAGATATTTGATTGTCTTAAAAATCTCATGTTATATTTCACAAAGTTAGGATTATTTTCGAGGAAAATTGCGATTTTACACATTTAACTTACACATATTTAgttttcattaaatattttgatatttttattttagtctTTTTTTTACCCGAATTCACTAAATCGACCAAATATATGTCCACGTACGTTACATTCCAAAGTTATAGGTAAATTTAAGTCAGTTtttaaaatacttttaaatGATGTAGAATGGTCAGGCATGTGCAGTGTGTGTGTTCGGACCGTTGGAGAATAATCACTAGTTTGGGATTTGAAATAAAAAGaagaagagtgagtctcatgtaagATCGTTTTACGGattttaatatgtgagacgggtcaatcttatctatattcacaataaaaaataatactttttcattagatgatccaaataagagatccgtctcacatatacgATTCCGTGagaactgtctcacacaagtttttgctaaaAAAAGAAAAGTTTGAGCACGTGTAAAAGTATTTAGCTTAAAAATAGGTTACTTTGTGTGATAATCTGATAAATTTATATTCGTAAAATTAATAGAttcaatttatatttataatgaaaaataatattttgatctaataaataataattttttttattcaggTCCATTAAAAATACTACTCACAAAGTTTTTGCATAAGATAATTTAATAAGAGTTTTTTTTATTAGCATACCAAGAACAAATCTGGGCCATTCGATAAAACACATGATAAATACTTCTGCGCTCTTATTGGCTGATCAGACTAAACTCGGATCCTCACTCGAATCAAGCAATGTGCACCGTCGATAAAGGATCCAATCCAACAGCACGGATTTCCGTATCTTCGTCCAAATCCTTCAAAATTTCCAAACTTCCCGCTCGATAAGGACGCCCATTTCTCAGATTCGTCCTATATAAATCCCACAAAGATTTCCCATCTCCCATCCAACTTTCTAATCACAAATCTACAAACCAAATCATCGAATCCCTCCTTTATTTTTCAGTCACGATCTAATGGCGCGAACGAAGCAAACAGCAAGAAAATCCACCGGAGGAAAGGCACCCAGGAAGCAGCTTGCCACGAAGGCGGCAAGAAAGTCCGCCCCCGCCACCGGAGGAGTGAAAAAGCCCCACCGATTCCGCCCAGGGACGGTGGCTCTTCGGGAGATCCGGAAATACCAGAAGAGCACCGAGTTGCTGATCAGGAAGCTGCCGTTCCAGAGGTTGGTCCGGGAGATTGCTCAGGATTTCAAGACGGATCTCCGCTTCCAGAGCTCTGCTGTGGCGGCGCTTCAGGAAGCTGCGGAGGCGTACCTCGTGGGTCTGTTTGAGGACACCAATCTGTGCGCTATTCACGCCAAAAGGGTCACCATTATGCCCAAAGATATCCAGTTGGCTAGGAGAATTAGAGGCGAGAGAGCTTGAGATTTTGACTGTAATTTGACGTGATTTCTTGTGATATCCAATTTGGTCTTTCTTTTACGCATCATCCAACTTTTGTCCATCCCTTTTCTCCAAATCATGAGGTGATATTCCTCTTCTAGAAGGGTACAGTAATATATATTTCCAGTACGAAGATTCACAAACTCAAATATTATTAGTAACtataatgatttttaaatgagTGAGTtttatgtgagactgtctcacggatcataatctgtgagacgggtcaaccctacacatattcacaataaaaagtaatact
This Primulina eburnea isolate SZY01 chromosome 2, ASM2296580v1, whole genome shotgun sequence DNA region includes the following protein-coding sequences:
- the LOC140824716 gene encoding histone H3.2, whose amino-acid sequence is MARTKQTARKSTGGKAPRKQLATKAARKSAPATGGVKKPHRFRPGTVALREIRKYQKSTELLIRKLPFQRLVREIAQDFKTDLRFQSSAVAALQEAAEAYLVGLFEDTNLCAIHAKRVTIMPKDIQLARRIRGERA
- the LOC140824715 gene encoding uncharacterized protein, producing MLMDSPFSSRSQVSVSTPSPAAKSSSTFLSVECIKSGGWMAGDKPQTGDIVEEIRIGDMIVISEFEKGRSGVQTILCDSFRRKETRIRVRVRRGPNVLSEMQGCIVPGNGFGWKKQFVLRGVDDPNHVLGFVDRTESDCLRSQAARISMLLNALERTKLEDGYVLYPWEKRTREMLLIPNSSSFYSILFLPRTWEKSASRYNDFEDTLARANAWIITAQASGVPVLFTNIQTESLLTKISGETASPTVNSGSLSEMSKVANASLYGFEDYHGVDIGMVRAVRLWFSPQAGEIPVEIKVQETDTKLGFAISRTEEGFIYISSAVEDDDVPSARSGISKLFKHAFQASQLLVVSRISNQKVLPWMVSSTGAIRCFDTVSLSHKLSLHRHAKVTILLHVFLWDRSSNFASIGNMIRQTRTVPNTTPEVHSTKEGNENRIHPLAREADSGEISIDDESDIMLERNSDGHFSFRLNDFSFEKVIGFDI